The following is a genomic window from Meriones unguiculatus strain TT.TT164.6M chromosome 7, Bangor_MerUng_6.1, whole genome shotgun sequence.
AACCTCCTCCTACTTCAATTCAAAGCCATCACTGTTATCTTTATCCTTCTCCTTGACATTGTCCTCCTGGTGCTATTCCTAATCATTATacccttcttcttttttctttttttttctcctttactcgtttttctttcttttttctttttctttctcctgctaGTTGTCATACTCCTACTCTTGCCTTTATCTATCTACGTCCCcctctgtctatctctttcttATTTTGAATATTGTTATTTCACCTTAACCAAAGGGGGCAGAGGGATTCAACAGTAGAAATGAGTAGGAAGAAGAACCAAGTAAAGTATTTAGGTCTATTTAGATGAATAATGTGACGAACAAGGGACAAAAAATGCTAAATTCAGTGTTTTcttatcactgtgataaaacatccagggtatgtatgtatgcatttatatatgtatatatatatatgtatatatatatatgtatattaccaAGGGAAACAGGATAATTTAATGCTTTTCCAATAATAGATCTGCTAAGGAATTCACAAAAACTTGACATTAGGAATGAAAAGAGAGGACACTCATGTAGAATGTTTGGTTTAGAATTTCAACCTCAGTCTGTTGAGGTTGCTTCTTGATAGTTTGTCCTAGAAAATCAGCAGTAATAGCCACATATTTTTAGGAGCAGCTAGTATTAATTAGAATGTTGCTCTTAATTGAACAGCAATCACTTAAGACCTTCTAtagataatttaaataattttcagcCATGGAAGCATTTTGCTcttacagatatgaatcttacacactcactctttgtatttggggcacacaCAACTGCGATGGACTCAGGCAGCATCTGCTGGTAGCAAAAGTGGGTGTGTAGGTCCACACTTGATAAGAATACTCTCTGGGTTGGATGGgtctatgaaaataaaagaagacaagaattGCAAATGAGCATACTCAGTCATGTCTGATCCACCAAGGAAAGCAAGCTCAACCAACTTCAAAAATTGGCCTCTACAAAGATTCCTCAAATCATTCCAGAAAAACACTCATCTGctaggtggagaaggaagaagggacaaTCTGCTTTGTCCTCCTAACACATAAAACCCAAAAGACTCTAATTATCTCTCTCTCACTTTTAGCTGGTTCCTCACTGAGAACAAGACTCTTTTATTCATCCATGCTTATTTATACCGAATGTCTAAATGGTAACCATTTCAAGTTTTGAAAGTCAGCTTCTAACCCACATCTGTTTCTCTGCTGCAAATAGCAGACAGAGTCTTTCCTCATCAACCTTTTGTATGAACACTAATAATATTGGTTCAACAATCTCTCTTGGTCTTCAATTGTCTGCCTTGACTCCTACTCTGATCCCCATGTGATTATCCACTATGTAAAGAGGAGTCTCTTCTGCCCTTCAAATGTGGTACTGTACTAATGTCTCTTGATTTACcccactttccttttcttctctcccctttttAACTGGatcaacagtgtaaaaacacatcAGGCAACTGCAGGCCAGAGTAGGGATAAATCCTGTAGATACTAAGCCAAGGAAAGCAGATGTAAAAGTTATGTATCTAGACATGGCATTTCAGGTAATGTTGGCATGGTGGGAGTCACATGTAGGATGTGACCACTAATGAAATCCAGAAATAGATGGTGAAAGTGAAATTCTATctggatgaaggaaggaaggaattgggaCTAGGCTCCTGGTaggttcctgtttccttctttaagttgtgtATATACATCATTTTTATTCAAGGAGCTATTAAACTGTGCTATTCATGAATGTACACTCAGAAGTTAGCTATATTTTCAATATCActcatttgaaaatctaaaatgtagtcaaacaaaaagtaaaatcaagaaaatcaacatttctctgtcacaaacaactccatatttggctaaggctgaggatctggcttgcttccgtgtatgtggacatatctgcattgcccacgtggcatgctggggttggctacccagaagttatttaagctgtgggctggctttccccagggtcagatgattgttcaaggttcctgaataaactgcattgaaaaaataaaaaacaaaaattacctaacgaaaaacagaaaatcaacatCAATAAGACAAAACCATGTTCATACCATCTGACAGTTCCCTCAAGTCACAGTACTCTCTAAACCAAGTTCTGTCAAGAGCAGACTCATAATTCTCCAAGAGTCTAGGAATCAGATGCACACCTTAGTATGACATTAATAACAGATTCCAAAAATAGTCATAAACTTCATCAGATGACTTTTGTTTTGAGGTACAGTCTTAATCTCAGCTCAGGTTGGTTCTGAAGTCACCATCTAGTAGCCTCATCTTCCTGAGTGGTAAAATTCCATGAGGTTGCCAATGTACTCAGATTTCTAAGAATCTGCTAAACCTTGAAGTCTCTACCCATCGTGGCCTATTCATTAGCCAATATGGTCAAAAAACCCCAGCAGGAGATATGAATACTCTGCCTGCTGGAGCCTGTCTGTGAGTCACATGCAGAATTAATTCTTCAACACTTCTTGCTGTGTGGCTTTGGAGAACCTCCTAACCAGTATTCCTGCAGTATTGTTGCTGTTTCATCACCCACTATGTTCAATGTTCTCCTTGTTAGACCTCCACTACAGCTGCCAGGGAATGGATTCTCTTGCAACCAGCTCTCTCCATTTACCACATTTCCTAGGCCAACCCCATGCAGAAGCCTCTAAGATCCCTCCCCTGGTTTCTTCTGGCTTCTCAAAACTTCCTTCCAATGGCCATATAGATTTGATATATGACTATGCCTTAAATTTCACACAGCAAGAATTATCTCCAATTCCAATCTCAGTCCTTCTCTAAAAACCTTATTGATCCTTATGAGAGGATCACTGCTATCACCATGAGCCCAGCTAAAAGCCTGCTCTGCTCCAGACTCATCAGCCTCTGGTTCTCATTCCTTGGATATCTAAATCTCACTCTTCCTCAACAGATTGCTACCACCAGCTCATTGGATGTTAGCAGCCCCAAACCTTAACTGATCTTCACATCTCAATCAGCcttgtattttcttcatttttacttATGGTCTATGGGTTTTGTCCTGAAATTGTTTTACCCATAATAACACAAACAGTTCACCCTCTACTCAAAAATCACCACTATTTTTTTCCTCCACCAAAGACAATGGAGATCATGGTTTTAATAGGTCAAATCAACAAATACATCTTATATTTTTCTGATACCAAACACCAATCCCAACCAACAGAACTGTTCAATGATGCAGGAGCACAGTGTAGGTATTCAAAGTTGACCCATCTCCTATGAACCCATTCTGGCCAATGTTTACAAGTCATCATAAGTCACTTCAAGTCGGCCCCTCTTCTCTGAAACTCACGGGGACTTAGATTTACATCCTGAAAAAATGTAGTCCAAAATGCCTCCTTTGAATTGGTACTAGGATATGTGTGATCATCCATTTGTGTTACAAGCTAGACACAAAGAGCCAATTTTTGATTATTACATATTTTGTTATTGAATTAGGCAAAACAGTAAGAATTCGTATTGAACTGAAAATCATGAAGCCACAGGAGACTGCTTCAGAAATCTCAACTTCTTCTCTTCTGAGTGTAAGTATGTGTGATAACTtaaaacctagaaataaaccatGTGATTGTGGCTTACACCTTTCAATATTCCAAGAAAAGCTTCTTGTTCTCTGAGCTTCAGTACTTGATAATGAGAGAATCATTAAGAAGAAATCTCTAGGCAAGTTGCTGTGTTTGCTTGAAAATCAACAGAAGTATGTTCAGCAAGTGTAAACACTTGAAAATCTCACAGGTATGATCTCTTTGGGTGTGTTAAAAGAAAGTACTTCTtcataaatacaaaatacaatCATTACAAATAACTCCTTTGTATTATTTAAAATACCGTAATTTATAATTTTGTGGGGACATGAACCCTATACCATGTTCCCTTACCTCCTAAGCAAGGTACTTTTCTTGACCCAGACTCTCAAGGTATGGGGACTTTGTAGACTTGCTTTGATTAAAaggtataattaaaaaaaataaatacaataggaAATGGTCCTATTACTCACCCTGAACACTATTGACTGCATGTTTAAACAGAAGAATGAAATGGAGTGTATAGACTCTGTGCAGAGAAAGATTTAGGTAGGAGGTttctaagagagaaaaaagagacccTTGTCAACAGGGAGGTTATTTGCTTACATGAATCCACCCTAAGGTGAGAAGCCCCAGTTTCTCTTGGACAAAAAACAGTTCCTCTTCATTGGTGGCATAGCAATAGTCAGGGCCTCCTTCCTGGAGGGGTATGACTATGTGGGTGATATGGTATTCCTCTCCTACTTGCCAAGAGAAAAGAACTTATTAAAATATCCTAGAAGTCTCAATCCCACTAGTTCATAACATAAGTAAGTGAATCCCTCACCCAAGTGAATGACCTTTActgttctccctcccctcagtgtTTCACAATCTTGGGAGCTCTTGTAGGTTCTATATAaaggaacagatgctgagatgaccctgagatatcTCTCTTGGCACATCCTAGGCCTATACTCCTGCCTGTAGAACTCAATATGtctgctcaggaagctgaggtgtTTATAATTTACATTCCAAGGCTTACCAGAGTAAGTGCTCAGAGCAGGTACCAAAAGGAATTAAATCCTCCATTTCCTTTTAGAATTAGTCAACATGAATGTCTATATGCCTCATTTCAGCCTATCTGCTTGTCTGCCTGCTGGCATGTTTCCATGGCCTACAAGACAATGTCGCATTCTCTCTGTGAAGCTGGTTTGAACTTGTAGGAAGCCTCCAGCCTCAGTTTGGCAGTAACAGGAATTAAGAGCATTAGCAACCATTACAATGAAAATTTCTAAGTATAACATTGAAACAAATGGTTCAAGGAAttctgaaaagcaaacaaacacaaagtcaTCAAATTCAAGGCTTCCAGGCCTTGTCACCCACAGTTCCTTCTGTCTGGTGAAGTCTATTAACACAGACACTAGATATGTTCTCTGACAGTCATGGGAAGATAAGGGGAAGAAACAACCTCAGATCAGGAAGGACTTTTCATATTTTTACCATGGATCCGCACAAAACTCCACAGGTCTCAATTTTCTTCTTAGTGTTCTTCCTTGCAGACTTTAGAAATTTCTCACATAAATCGTGAGGGAGGATCACAGGATGTAGACCTCTGACTTTCTGAACTgcaatgaaaaagagagaaaagtctTAGGCAACAAGGCCTCCTGTTCATTAGCAAAACTCATCTTGAGAGCCTGGGAGATAAAGGAAATGTCATTGGGATTCTCTCCAAGAGTCCTTCCGAATGATGGAATCACAAAATGAGCTGGGTTTTGTTTCTCCGGGCTCTGGGTACAGCTGACTGGGAGCTGGGACCATGGACTTTATAGCCAGCTTGAGTGGATGGAGCAATAGTTTTGAATGTGACTGTGAGATGAGTGTAATTGGACCACAGAAGCCAAAGACTGAGGACATGGACAAGGAAATGCAACATTCTCTGTGGTGGTGCTCAGTGCTCCAGACTTCAGACACCTGTCCACCAGCATGTGCAAACTTTACTAGTGAGCCCTAGACTCACACCTGTGTGGCTGAGTCAGATGCAATGAGGACAGTTAGGTTTTAGACCATTCAGAAGTGCACCTGCCCTCCAGGTTTTCCCAGCATTCCTTggtccctatctgctgctgggcatgtcTCAGATAAGCTCTGACCAACTAGCCTGTGTTTTCCAGCCCAGAAACAGGGCCTTCCCATcattatataatccagacatttagGTTCCCttatctctctttctcctctcactCTACTCTCTTTGTAtcattccttcccttcttctactcactctttcttcattctctctctgtgcatgcttttctctttctctctcccttcttcactaGTATTGCATCCAAAAGCTTCTCCCAAGAAATCTCCATTTCTATACTATAACTTCATCTTGCAATTAGCTCATTCCTGGGTTTAAAAGGGGAAACAATTCCACACAAGCCTTCTCCAAGTCAGAAACTGTGGTTACTTGCCTGTGCTTTCCTCTGGGCCATTTTCCCCAGGCTGCTCGGCAGATGTTGATGTGCTTGGGGTGACGACCTTAGCATTCTCCTCGCTTGAACACTGCTGTGGTGGGCTGGAGAGTTGAGTTGGTACTGAGGAAGGTTGAGCTTCCTTTGCTGTTACTGTGCTAGGTCCTTCTTCCcaacttctgttttctttaggtccatacaatggaaaaaatggaaTAGAGTGTCAGCTGGTACATCCTgatttatatgtttgtttatttatttatgtttaatgttagttacagtttatttattttatatcctagctgtagccttcctcattccctcccaattccagtcttcctccctcatctgctccctgcccctctATAAGTCCACTGGTAGTCCACCAGGTACCAAAAGGAATTaagtcctccttttccttttagaaTTAGTCAACATGCATGTCTTTATGCCTCATATAGGAGGGCCAACTCCCGTTCCATCTgacccagcttatcaggtctcatcaggactggctgcagtgtcctcctctctgacctagcaaggctgctcttccctcagggcagGGGtgggtgttcaaagagccagccacttaccTGTGCTTTCCTCTTGGTCATTTTCCTCAGGTCCTTTGGCACATGATGATATGCTTGAGGTAACAAACTTAGTGTTATCCTCTACTGCACACTGCTGTGGTGAGCTGGAGGTTTTGGTTGGAAATGAGGAAGGTTGAGCCTTCTTTGCTGTTGATGTTAGGCCAGGTCCCACTtctccaattttcttttctttaagtccATAAAATGGATCAAACGAAATAGTACAAGAACTGGAACATCCTGAGGACATAAAGTCCTCCCAGAAGGCTGCCCgctctgctgcttcctcctctttctgcttctacaGGAAAAAGATTTAGGCAAATACTTGAAATCTCAGAAGTCTTGTCATCACAGAGATGAACAAAACCTAGATATGTTCATGTCTGATATCTCATAATCAGATCAATAAATCTGATGTGGTAGAAATCAGCCAGCACCCCCCTACTCAGTTCCTATAATGGCTGTCTCTAGTAATAGCTAAGTCTCACTCTTCTCTACACTCCACCCAtctttgtgtgtaagtgtgtgtgtgtgtgtgtgtgtgtgtgtgtgtgtgtgtgtgttgtctggtATGGATGCAAGTGCATTTATGTGCAAGTGATTATGGAGCTTATTAATTGACTCACACACTCTAATGGAACATAACAAGACAATCCAAGAGGCTGAATAACTGGCATATACTCCCACTGTCCCTGTGCTCCTCATACTGACCATCTCCATTAGGTATTTTTCATATTCCCTGTTGTATTTGTTTAGTAGTTTCCTCTTTAGAGTCTCGGCCCTGTCAAAAACGATGTTTAGGATCTGAAATACAAAATCAAAATGGAGAATTAGAATGATTCTAATGTGAGAATAAAGGGGAATAAAACAAGTTGGGAGAAACAGCAGTAACTCATGCAGAGCTTGAACGCGATTCCGAGTCATCCCTCTCCTCTTTATTGCTCTGGTGAGGCAGCATCTGACCCCTTTCCACCAAGTATCAGGATGTGTGGATTTTCTTTGAGTAGCTCCAGGTTTCTCTGGAGATATGTGTTCATCATCTTAGGCAACCAAGACTCACCTTGATGAAGTTTGATCTTCTTCCATGCGCATCCCTTTTTCGGAGTTTTGGGCCAATGTTCAGTTTTTCCAAATATAATCTAAAGGAATAAAGGAGAGTAAATGAGAAGTACAGAAAATGTTGACATGTTTAAATTAGGCCCAGAGAAAATTTGGCTTCTGCATGCAGGATTTCAGAAGATCCTAGAGTTCACAAAAGTGCACCCTGAAAGCCAGTATCAGTTTCCATCTCAGTGTATGGAAAGATATGTGCCATTACTGTAATATTAAACTGGCACATTCAACAAATATCAGCTGTTGAGAAGAACTGTTTGTCATATTGGCAATCAGGAGACAGCACATAATTAGGGTTAATAAACTCCCAGATTCTTGaggataccctacagggtattaaagaagaggctgagattcatagccaaactttgggcagagtgtagaaaatattgtaaaagaagggggagatagaaagaccaagatgagacaggagctcaaggagagagaaaatatctgggcatatggatcttttctgagagtgatgctctagccaaggaccatttatggagataacctacaaaccctgttcagatgtatcccattgcagctcagtgaccaagtaggttccctaatcttgggaacaggaactgcctctgacatgaaatcagtggctggcctTTGATGACCTCCCCATGGGAGGGGGAGTGTAGCCAATGCAactactcttgatgagacctaattgagttggatcaaatggaaagggaggaggacctccccagtcAGAAGACTGGGGGAAGGtcctgggtggagaagagggagggagggtgagattggaaacGGAccagagagagggctacagctgggaatcaaagtgaataaaatgtaattaatagaaaaaattaaagaactcaTATTCATGAAGTTCTTTATTTTTGACCACAGAACCTTTCATCTTTATGTCTTTGAATAGGGAAGAAAAATTGTATATGAACTGCCAGAAATATGATTAAAACCTGACATTGTCAAATTCAGTGACAAACATGAACAGGAGAGGAGCATAAGTTAGACAACAGTCCCAGAAAAGGAGATAGAAACTGCAGGTTCTCACGTGAGGAATTTTTGATAGAGAATAAaggctgcttcttcttttccacaTTTATTCAGGTCAGCTGCCATTTGGAAGAAGTCATCTCTAAGACTCATGTAAGAAGCCTTGGAaaattttttgttgattttgatgtcCTGCCCTAGAGCACTTAAGATCTGGAACCGCTCTTGGGGAAACAGACTGACATCGTCCTGAGGATGGTCTAAGACAAAAGAGAAGACAATAAACATCAAAACCCATCTCCTGACATCCATCCTCCTGCTGTTCCAGCTAGCTAGTACACAATGTTTGCTTctatgtgcttctgtgtgtgtgtgtgtgggccaCATCTATGTGTGCCAGCTTGTGTGACAAACGGCTCCCTAAAGAAATTTGAGCAAATAAAACATCATTTGTTGTGACTCACCTCAATAAATTTAGAAAACAGGCATAGCATGGGATTACCTTAATATGGTAGTAAAGTGGAAGATTCCAGACCTAGGATCTTCATACCCCTTGAAAACACAATGCAacggagcaacagaaccaacatgTAACTTAAAAACGGGCCCTTACGAACAGCCTGTTTATTGAGATTTGCACCATGACTTTACATAGCTGTTTTTATAATGGTCTTTTGGAATATATACCATTTACCTTTTTCATGCTgagaagcagcagaaagaaacacacctttgaGAACTGTCAGCTCCTTGGACTACAGCTTTGCACAATCCTATCCTGAATGCTTTCAGGGGAGTCAGGGTGATtgagagcagaaaagcaaagtattCTAAAGACTACCTATTTACAGTATTGACCTCCTTTCTCTATCCCACTGACAGTGTAAAGAAAAGGTGATATATTATAACTCTAGCTCTTTAGTTTAAACACAGACAAAGACACTAGGGTTTTAAATTTGCCGAATATTATTTCATATAAATTACCTTTATGGTAAAGTGCAATGAGACTTACCACATTTGTTGTTCCAGTAGTGAAAGGTTCTTTATTATCTAGACAAATCTGGTGGTCTGATTGCCTAGGTATCACAAAGTTCCCTCCTGTCAACAGATGAAAAcaattttaggaaagaagacCTTTGCTTCATTGGGAATTAATGTTAATATACATTAAACTATTTTTAACTTGTTGAAGTAATGACAACTATAGCCACAAAAATACAGGTTTTTATCCTGCAATTTATTGACTGAGGCAGGATGGTAGTCACAACCTCAATTGAAgagtgaacacttaaaaacaattttaatggGAAAAAAACAGGAGTAAGTCATTGCTTTTCAAAATGATGAAATCATTACAATGAAGTTGGATTCAAGATGGCATCAGCTGCATGCATCCTAAGAACGTTGGAGCACCTATAAGAAACCTAAGAGACCCATGAATGCTCAGAGGAAATACACTGCAGCAGAGCACAAGTATACAGAGAACACACTATCTTCAGAATAACTAAAAATGCCATCTCTATGAAGATTATGTTTTGAAAAAGCGGTGACATGAAAATTGAGAAAATAAAGATGGCTGACCAGAGCCCCATGCATCGGGAAAATAAAAGTGAATCTAGAGCCACAGTAGCTGTCACTGGTGGAGATAGATAAGGGTTCATTTCCTGGATAGGGCCTCCTCAAAAGACCTCCATTGTCAGTGTTGTAGCTGGAGACCATGGTGTTGCCCATGGTGTTTGCTTCATCCAGAAACCATGTGGCAGTGCATGTTCTTTTAGCCTCTATGCCAAAAAGAAGATACAGTTTAGGCAGGCTGCCATTGAAGAGAGTTCTTAAAAAGTGGAATTGAGTCTATACCATATGTGCCTTTCTGAGTttcctcacttaagatgatcttgtctagtttccaccatttgcctgaaaatttcatgttttccttctttttaattgctgagttattccattgtgtaaatgtatcacactttctgtatccatcctccactgaaggacacctagtttttttccactttctggccataacaaataaagcttctatgaacatagttgaacaaatgtccttatgaatggtggagcatgttatgggtagtggtatagctggagcttgaggtagcactatttctactttttctgagaaagcaccagattgattttcaaagtggttgtacaaggttacattcctaccGTATTACCCATTAGT
Proteins encoded in this region:
- the LOC132655343 gene encoding STAM-binding protein-like translates to MGNTMVSSYNTDNGDHPQDDVSLFPQERFQILSALGQDIKINKKFSKASYMSLRDDFFQMAADLNKCGKEEAAFILYQKFLTLYLEKLNIGPKLRKRDAHGRRSNFIKILNIVFDRAETLKRKLLNKYNREYEKYLMEMKQKEEEAAERAAFWEDFMSSGCSSSCTISFDPFYGLKEKKIGEVGPGLTSTAKKAQPSSFPTKTSSSPQQCAVEDNTKFVTSSISSCAKGPEENDQEESTENRSWEEGPSTVTAKEAQPSSVPTQLSSPPQQCSSEENAKVVTPSTSTSAEQPGENGPEESTVQKVRGLHPVILPHDLCEKFLKSARKNTKKKIETCGVLCGSMDCGHVTIQNTKVMITDLR